The following proteins are co-located in the candidate division WOR-3 bacterium genome:
- a CDS encoding putative sugar nucleotidyl transferase, with protein MICVYEDENWGNFYPLIQLRPVFDLLFGCRTLLEKLRRRYPRETFNLWVRDELAELVQEQHPECLVNQPVVPPVLFISASAVLLEKLPVSGPEEVFVVEKRIAGFRLSQPRSWKPGFLGRVQLNLPEREVNARVYSFIWELVRDNPAELIRELRTSTRSSGGVIKNRSARVHRTAVILSEQGPVYLDAGCEVRPLSLIEGPCYVGPGTVIDGARVRPGCSFGPRCKIGGEVECSIFLGYVNKHHEGFIGHSYVGAWVNLGALTTCSDLKNNYHPVRLQLKSRLIDTGMLKLGCLVGDHVKTAIGTMIPTGAVLGTFANWFEPGPAPKQLGAFAWGRTGRWRREEILDCVRRMMARRDAAPGPAYEKLLLKIFELGMTDEFLSRR; from the coding sequence ATGATCTGCGTCTATGAGGATGAGAACTGGGGTAACTTCTATCCGCTGATTCAGCTCCGGCCCGTGTTTGACCTGCTTTTCGGCTGCCGGACACTCTTGGAGAAACTGCGCCGCCGCTATCCAAGAGAAACCTTCAACCTCTGGGTCCGGGATGAGCTCGCCGAACTGGTGCAGGAACAGCATCCCGAATGTCTGGTCAACCAGCCGGTGGTGCCGCCGGTGCTCTTTATCTCCGCCAGTGCGGTCCTGCTGGAAAAACTGCCGGTCAGCGGTCCGGAGGAGGTTTTTGTTGTGGAAAAACGCATCGCCGGTTTCCGGCTCAGTCAGCCCCGCTCCTGGAAACCCGGCTTTCTCGGCCGGGTCCAGCTCAACCTGCCGGAAAGGGAGGTTAATGCCCGGGTCTATTCATTTATCTGGGAGCTCGTCCGCGACAATCCGGCTGAGCTGATCCGAGAACTCCGCACCTCAACCCGCAGTTCCGGCGGTGTGATCAAGAACCGCTCGGCCCGGGTGCACCGCACCGCGGTCATCCTGAGTGAACAGGGTCCGGTTTATCTGGATGCCGGCTGCGAGGTCCGGCCCCTTTCCCTGATTGAAGGTCCCTGCTATGTCGGACCGGGCACGGTGATCGATGGCGCCCGGGTCCGGCCCGGCTGTTCCTTCGGACCGCGGTGCAAAATCGGCGGCGAGGTGGAGTGCTCAATCTTTCTGGGCTATGTCAACAAGCACCATGAGGGGTTTATCGGCCACAGTTATGTCGGCGCCTGGGTCAATCTCGGTGCGCTGACCACCTGCTCGGACCTGAAAAACAACTACCATCCGGTCCGGCTCCAGCTCAAAAGCCGCCTGATTGACACCGGCATGCTCAAGCTCGGCTGTCTTGTCGGTGATCATGTCAAGACCGCAATCGGCACCATGATTCCCACCGGTGCAGTGCTGGGCACCTTTGCCAACTGGTTTGAGCCCGGGCCCGCACCAAAACAGCTGGGGGCTTTCGCCTGGGGCAGAACCGGCAGATGGCGCCGGGAGGAGATCCTGGACTGTGTCCGCCGGATGATGGCACGGCGGGATGCGGCACCAGGCCCGGCTTATGAAAAACTGCTGCTGAAAATTTTTGAGCTCGGCATGACCGATGAGTTTCTGTCTCGGCGCTGA
- a CDS encoding ThaI family type II restriction endonuclease, with protein MPSRVVEIFDDQGLVEKIKRRLPYLFQLAEIESSRAGKVGMEVGSIRERIIVALLIYKFGEANVETEIPITEPEVDVKLYGEPISIKTVTGTGLGGVKLIWTVDAQKANEFRDQYYPSCDMLLIQINWNNNGGFYYIPLEVQKRIFEQLGRYNYIKLPKPGTNPRGVEITKDALSKLAYDSMSKRIEITWQRGSIEFNSYKRWVDLWQEE; from the coding sequence ATGCCCAGTCGCGTTGTGGAAATTTTCGATGACCAAGGCCTTGTTGAAAAAATAAAGAGGCGTCTGCCTTACTTGTTTCAGCTTGCAGAAATTGAAAGTTCACGGGCGGGCAAAGTAGGTATGGAGGTTGGTTCAATCCGTGAGAGAATAATAGTTGCTTTGCTAATTTACAAGTTTGGCGAGGCAAATGTTGAGACGGAAATTCCCATAACCGAGCCAGAGGTAGATGTAAAATTGTATGGAGAGCCGATTTCAATTAAGACTGTTACCGGCACAGGACTAGGAGGTGTAAAGTTGATCTGGACGGTTGATGCGCAGAAGGCAAACGAATTTCGGGATCAGTATTATCCCAGTTGTGATATGCTACTGATACAAATAAACTGGAATAATAATGGTGGATTTTATTACATTCCGCTAGAGGTTCAGAAAAGAATTTTTGAGCAATTGGGCCGGTATAATTACATTAAACTTCCTAAACCGGGGACGAATCCAAGAGGGGTCGAAATTACAAAAGATGCATTATCGAAACTTGCATACGACAGTATGTCAAAAAGAATCGAGATAACTTGGCAAAGGGGATCCATCGAATTTAATTCCTACAAAAGGTGGGTTGATCTCTGGCAGGAGGAATGA
- a CDS encoding ROK family protein has translation MSFCLGADIGGTNIKVGLVDEGGKIVARRRLRTDPQAPPGTVLERLARTALAMAEKHAVAGFGIGIAGLVDHRDGIVFTSPNLPAWEWVPVKDTLARLTRLPVFCANDANAVALGEWLFGAARGSANALVITLGTGVGTGIIAEGRLLLGANHYAGELGHTVIFPNGVPCPCGNRGCLERYVGAEAIVHRCRRLLRLQQRRLASGRNQLTLFGGASEQQSLLFDLINYDYRRLTPREIGIAARRGDRLALQVVEETGRLLGLGIYNALMILDPEIIVLGGGISRLGRPLLRAVRKSVNSRLYGTNRRFRIVLSKLVDDAGILGASRLGQIFPASN, from the coding sequence ATGAGTTTCTGTCTCGGCGCTGACATCGGCGGCACCAATATCAAAGTCGGGCTGGTGGATGAGGGTGGCAAAATCGTTGCCCGGCGCCGGCTGCGCACCGACCCGCAGGCTCCACCCGGCACGGTGCTGGAACGGCTCGCCCGCACCGCCCTGGCAATGGCAGAGAAGCATGCGGTCGCCGGTTTCGGAATCGGGATTGCCGGACTGGTTGATCACCGGGACGGAATTGTCTTTACCTCCCCGAACCTTCCCGCCTGGGAATGGGTGCCGGTCAAAGACACACTTGCCCGGCTGACCCGGCTGCCGGTCTTCTGTGCCAATGATGCCAATGCGGTAGCACTCGGCGAATGGCTCTTCGGCGCTGCCCGGGGCAGTGCGAATGCGCTGGTGATCACCCTCGGCACCGGGGTTGGCACCGGCATCATTGCTGAAGGCCGGCTGCTCTTGGGAGCAAACCATTATGCCGGCGAACTGGGCCATACCGTAATCTTCCCGAACGGCGTCCCCTGCCCCTGCGGCAATCGCGGCTGTCTGGAGCGTTATGTTGGTGCGGAGGCAATAGTTCACCGCTGTCGACGCCTGCTCCGCCTCCAGCAGCGCCGGCTGGCATCAGGCCGGAATCAGCTGACTCTGTTTGGCGGTGCCAGTGAACAGCAGAGCCTGCTTTTTGATCTGATCAACTACGACTACCGGCGTCTGACCCCGAGGGAAATCGGCATCGCCGCCCGCCGAGGCGACCGGCTCGCCCTGCAGGTCGTGGAAGAGACCGGCAGACTGCTCGGGCTGGGAATTTACAATGCGCTTATGATTCTTGACCCGGAAATAATTGTGCTCGGCGGCGGAATCAGCCGGCTCGGCAGACCCCTGCTCCGTGCGGTCCGGAAATCGGTTAACTCCCGGCTCTACGGCACCAACCGCAGATTCCGGATTGTCCTCTCAAAACTGGTTGATGATGCCGGCATCCTCGGTGCCAGCCGGCTGGGTCAGATTTTCCCCGCCTCAAACTAA